One part of the Drosophila teissieri strain GT53w chromosome 3R, Prin_Dtei_1.1, whole genome shotgun sequence genome encodes these proteins:
- the LOC122620758 gene encoding another transcription unit protein: MVDPDVHPEYKQLQIGDEYNENSHVFYRSTPRNMSPSIERDENYTKPSHHISRSRSRRLTTNSVNADINHQTDRYACSSESEKSPYDLNAQTSSPISGQSDVKSATLSSSTRSIFRFGSSGSESKSSSSTSPSSSSSKSTLTPNEQNVETNVRDTLPLMQGYPGPKSINCSNPNSFFIISNETIRSTSQIGGIPSSMGERDDQGSIDSELIHSLRESTSLIELKDNSNAIIDEDHNQECNVLGNVLPTGPVSCSHFDCQPKESIPALTSQDELPTQIYRRSLTPRSKEVANGASNEKELELRSMQYSSSMMIENQQYGENNDIENDLRPFQHSLVLPSPSKSMTEILNPKVIFTPRKGPFSPSSNECPNSNSEYKSNGGNYSQEKTLSALRYSTDPMGSNDAVYASSDSLDVVSDFDDNPENQQPGGKVNADNKSPEKELFSNSRMQVSQVLDISHSVEGEQRKMFGKEVAVKFQSSIPTDNCELLKGPTHFLKMPSFIPVESRAYVPQTFENRMTKDDLKDEQAREDFINRLKATVRWREDENKIKESNSKIVRWSDGSETFHVGDEVFDVMHHPVTDNQNHLYVRLASCYQPQGSIKDKMTLRPMLDSSFGQSHVQGLRNRTTNKPQTGCVKVIMDMGSNPEQDQERLMKQELAKLRQEERGNRREMIKNRHLKRGKPNQGSDRSVAKKSGTFQEDDSVEGEANSEDEDMDEATGAEEASDDYMDDGPSCSTPKSKEGKQYFSEDGFPIGGAIRKARRLVYSDLSSD, encoded by the exons ATGGTTGACCCCGATGTTCACCCGGAATACAAACAGCTGCAAATAG GGGatgaatataatgaaaatagCCATGTATTCTATAGAAG CACCCCGCGGAACATGTCGCCCAGCATTGAAAGAGATGAAAATTACACCAAGCCAAGTCATCACATAAGCCGTTCACGTTCCCGTCGACTAACAACAAATAGTGTTAATGCAGATATAAATCATCAAACTGATCGGTATGCTTGTAGTTCTGAATCTGAAAAATCTCCATATGATCTGAACGCACAGACATCGTCGCCGATAAGTGGACAATCAGATGTAAAAAGTGCCACCTTGAGCTCGAGCACAAGATCTATTTTCAGATTCGGAAGCTCTGGCTCCGAGTCAAAATCCTCAAGTTCAACATCACCATCTTCGTCATCGTCGAAGTCAACTTTGACACCAAATGAACAAAATGTAGAAACGAATGTCAGGGACACTTTGCCCTTGATGCAAGGTTATCCAGGACCGAAATCTATTAACTGCAGCAACCCGAACTCTTTTTTCATTATCTCCAATGAAACAATACGTTCGACAAGTCAGATTGGCGGCATTCCGAGCTCTATGGGAGAAAGGGATGACCAGGGTAGTATCGATTCTGAACTAATCCATAGCCTCAGGGAATCAACTTCACTAATTGAACTCAAAGACAATTCCAATGCGATCATTGACGAAGATCATAATCAAGAATGTAATGTATTGGGGAACGTATTGCCTACGGGTCCCGTTTCTTGTTCCCACTTTGATTGCCAACCCAAAGAAAGTATCCCAGCTCTTACGTCCCAGGACGAGTTGCCTACACAAATTTACAGACGAAGCTTGACACCAAGGTCGAAAGAAGTAGCAAATGGAGCAAGTAATGAAAAGGAACTAGAACTCCGCTCGATGCAATATTCTTCATCGATGATGATAGAAAATCAGCAATATGGAGAAAATAATGACATCGAAAATGATTTGCGCCCATTTCAACATTCATTAGTTTTACCGTCACCATCCAAAAGTATGACTGAGATCTTAAATCCCAAGGTCATTTTTACGCCTAGAAAAGGGCCTTTCAGTCCCAGCTCTAACGAATGCCCAAACTCGAATTCAGAGTATAAATCAAATGGAGGCAATTATAGCCAGGAGAAAACTTTGTCCGCATTGCGATATAGTACGGATCCAATGGGATCCAATGACGCGGTGTATGCCTCTTCTGATAGTCTCGATGTTGTTTCCGATTTCGATGATAATCCAGAGAATCAGCAGCCTGGTGGAAAAGTAAATGCTGATAACAAGTCGCCCGAGAAGGAGTTGTTCTCCAACAGTAGAATGCAAGTTTCGCAAGTTCTAGATATATCCCATTCTGTAGAAGGCGAACAACGTAAAATGTTTGGAAAAGAGGTAGCAGTTAAGTTTCAGTCCAGCATACCAACTGATAATTGTGAACTTCTTAAAGGCCCAACTCATTTTCTGAAGATGCCTTCTTTCATACCCGTGGAATCCAGGGCATACGTGCCTCAAACCTTTGAGAATCGCATGACTAAAGACGATTTAAAGGACGAACAGGCGCGCGAGGATTTCATAAATCGTCTAAAGGCAACTGTTAGGTGGCGAGAGGacgaaaacaaaatcaagGAGTCTAATTCGAAAATTGTTCGCTGGTCCGATGGCAGCGAGACTTTCCATGTGGGCGATGAGGTGTTCGATGTAATGCATCACCCGGTGACCGATAACCAGAACCATTTGTATGTTCGCCTGGCCAGCTGCTACCAGCCTCAGGGATCGATCAAGGATAAGATGACGCTGCGTCCCATGCTGGACTCCAGTTTCGGGCAGAGTCATGTCCAGGGCTTGCGTAATCGAACCACCAACAAGCCACAAACGGGGTGCGTCAAGGTGATAATGGACATGGGCTCCAATCCCGAGCAGGATCAAGAGCGGCTCATGAAGCAGGAGCTGGCGAAGCTTCGCCAGGAGGAGCGTGGAAACCGGCGTGAGATGATCAAGAATCGGCATTTGAAACGTGGCAAGCCCAACCAAGGCTCAGATCGCAGTGTGGCTAAAAAGTCAGGGACTTTCCAAGAGGACGATTCAGTGGAAGGCGAGGCAAACTCTGAGGACGAGGATATGGATGAAGCAACGGGCGCAGAGGAAGCTTCCGATGATTACATGGACGATGGACCTTCTTGCAGCACACCGAAGTCCAAGGAGGGAAAGCAATATTTTTCCGAAGACGGTTTTCCGATCGGAGGTGCTATCCGCAAGGCCAGGCGGTTGGTCTATTCCGATTTAAGCTCggactaa
- the LOC122621304 gene encoding uncharacterized protein LOC122621304 isoform X4 yields MEYSGVRLPGIFCPDESIEQFARLYGSDHFSKMMIMATNSPPRTVQATTHSPPGMMEGNPSRFYGNAKSHDRNLKVNQRYATKPHPIRNREWWVCAGFMEIHHRFSIDI; encoded by the exons ATGGAATACAGCGGCGTGCGGCTACCCGGAATTTTTTGTCCGGAT GAAAGCATTGAGCAGTTTGCAAGACTTTACGGAAGTGATCATTTTAGCAAAATGATGATAATGGCCACGAACAGTCCTCCGAGGACTGTGCAGGCCACAACTCATTCGCCTCCAGGAATGATGGAGGGGAATCCGTCCAGGTTTTATGGGAATGCAAAATCACACGATcgaaatttaaaagttaatcAGCGATATGCTACTAA GCCCCATCCTATCCGCAACCGGGAATGGTGGGTCTGTGCAGGTTTCATGGAAATCCACCACCGATTCAGCATCGATATTTGA
- the LOC122621304 gene encoding uncharacterized protein LOC122621304 isoform X5 — MVGLCRFHGNPPPIQHRYLKGSPRFATNASQGSGALHRGCGDHYCHSANLQSSKPEYPARPAQSGTHNPSEMHCNTQHYQHLNYYYPPPPGPRFPWL; from the exons ATGGTGGGTCTGTGCAGGTTTCATGGAAATCCACCACCGATTCAGCATCGATATTTGAAAGGTAGTCCCCGGTTTGCTACAAA CGCTTCTCAAGGATCTGGGGCCCTGCATAGAGGCTGTGGCGACCACTATTGTCATTCGGCAAATTTGCAGAGCTCTAAACCTGAATATCCTGCTAGACCCGCTCAATCGGGAACCCATAATCCGAGCGAAATGCACTGCAATACTCAGCACTATCAGCATctgaattattattatccaCCTCCACCTGGACCCAGATTTCCCTGGCTTTAA
- the LOC122621304 gene encoding uncharacterized protein LOC122621304 isoform X2, whose translation MEYSGVRLPGIFCPDFARLYGSDHFSKMMIMATNSPPRTVQATTHSPPGMMEGNPSRFYGNAKSHDRNLKVNQRYATNNVQAPSYPQPGMVGLCRFHGNPPPIQHRYLKGSPRFATNASQGSGALHRGCGDHYCHSANLQSSKPEYPARPAQSGTHNPSEMHCNTQHYQHLNYYYPPPPGPRFPWL comes from the exons ATGGAATACAGCGGCGTGCGGCTACCCGGAATTTTTTGTCCGGAT TTTGCAAGACTTTACGGAAGTGATCATTTTAGCAAAATGATGATAATGGCCACGAACAGTCCTCCGAGGACTGTGCAGGCCACAACTCATTCGCCTCCAGGAATGATGGAGGGGAATCCGTCCAGGTTTTATGGGAATGCAAAATCACACGATcgaaatttaaaagttaatcAGCGATATGCTACTAA TAATGTGCAGGCCCCATCCTATCCGCAACCGGGAATGGTGGGTCTGTGCAGGTTTCATGGAAATCCACCACCGATTCAGCATCGATATTTGAAAGGTAGTCCCCGGTTTGCTACAAA CGCTTCTCAAGGATCTGGGGCCCTGCATAGAGGCTGTGGCGACCACTATTGTCATTCGGCAAATTTGCAGAGCTCTAAACCTGAATATCCTGCTAGACCCGCTCAATCGGGAACCCATAATCCGAGCGAAATGCACTGCAATACTCAGCACTATCAGCATctgaattattattatccaCCTCCACCTGGACCCAGATTTCCCTGGCTTTAA
- the LOC122621304 gene encoding uncharacterized protein LOC122621304 isoform X1: MEYSGVRLPGIFCPDESIEQFARLYGSDHFSKMMIMATNSPPRTVQATTHSPPGMMEGNPSRFYGNAKSHDRNLKVNQRYATNNVQAPSYPQPGMVGLCRFHGNPPPIQHRYLKGSPRFATNASQGSGALHRGCGDHYCHSANLQSSKPEYPARPAQSGTHNPSEMHCNTQHYQHLNYYYPPPPGPRFPWL; the protein is encoded by the exons ATGGAATACAGCGGCGTGCGGCTACCCGGAATTTTTTGTCCGGAT GAAAGCATTGAGCAGTTTGCAAGACTTTACGGAAGTGATCATTTTAGCAAAATGATGATAATGGCCACGAACAGTCCTCCGAGGACTGTGCAGGCCACAACTCATTCGCCTCCAGGAATGATGGAGGGGAATCCGTCCAGGTTTTATGGGAATGCAAAATCACACGATcgaaatttaaaagttaatcAGCGATATGCTACTAA TAATGTGCAGGCCCCATCCTATCCGCAACCGGGAATGGTGGGTCTGTGCAGGTTTCATGGAAATCCACCACCGATTCAGCATCGATATTTGAAAGGTAGTCCCCGGTTTGCTACAAA CGCTTCTCAAGGATCTGGGGCCCTGCATAGAGGCTGTGGCGACCACTATTGTCATTCGGCAAATTTGCAGAGCTCTAAACCTGAATATCCTGCTAGACCCGCTCAATCGGGAACCCATAATCCGAGCGAAATGCACTGCAATACTCAGCACTATCAGCATctgaattattattatccaCCTCCACCTGGACCCAGATTTCCCTGGCTTTAA
- the LOC122621304 gene encoding uncharacterized protein LOC122621304 isoform X3 → MEYSGVRLPGIFCPDESIEQFARLYGSDHFSKMMIMATNSPPRTVQATTHSPPGMMEGNPSRFYGNAKSHDRNLKVNQRYATNNVQAPSYPQPGMVGLCRFHGNPPPIQHRYLKGSPRFATNNVIL, encoded by the exons ATGGAATACAGCGGCGTGCGGCTACCCGGAATTTTTTGTCCGGAT GAAAGCATTGAGCAGTTTGCAAGACTTTACGGAAGTGATCATTTTAGCAAAATGATGATAATGGCCACGAACAGTCCTCCGAGGACTGTGCAGGCCACAACTCATTCGCCTCCAGGAATGATGGAGGGGAATCCGTCCAGGTTTTATGGGAATGCAAAATCACACGATcgaaatttaaaagttaatcAGCGATATGCTACTAA TAATGTGCAGGCCCCATCCTATCCGCAACCGGGAATGGTGGGTCTGTGCAGGTTTCATGGAAATCCACCACCGATTCAGCATCGATATTTGAAAGGTAGTCCCCGGTTTGCTACAAA TAATGTTATCCTGTAG